The candidate division KSB1 bacterium genome contains a region encoding:
- a CDS encoding ATP-binding protein → MSTRPNFLNDLNRLYRQRKKNVILMTGNIHDSFWDVTTNEFAPMDQVLYRALRGHFTIVFVDMAGISFLSPEDELDFARVWKSAEHLLPAEGFREQELEEFRNAVANNTFQSLAALVMLKHLTERMVRFRKKHAELKPLAIIVRLAGTLFPEGEINRLPELDKNRLAFFYAWLTQPEFREEKDFFILLNRTNSEVNSLLRALPHTASISIPLPDEEQRRQFVEHFLKNPKFGEALQLEGGKERFIADSAGLTLEVLKDLFEDAVSEKKPVTRAMLLAEINNLLREHLGDIIEVEIPAFGPDAVIGNDEHKQILDDVFERCEHRDTAVSAVLVSGPNGGGKTFLLQAYAGKSGRVVIRIKNLRSMYYGQTSVMFELFRWYVLTFGKILILVDEAHTAFGSVHSPTTHEAEKQLAGNIIQMMGDERNLVKVLWGLMTSRPDELDPDVKSRSPIQIAVFDPEGEKRVAFIRELFKRKGVPLDALSPADWDALIAKTANFSARDFRNLTAEMLHARRKNPQISVLQVLDSWRAGMSIVREREFQMHVAALHCSYPALLPERFRKMSTEELIAATEGLRMMMQFR, encoded by the coding sequence ATGTCAACCCGACCCAATTTCTTAAACGATCTTAATCGCCTCTACCGCCAGCGCAAAAAGAACGTCATTCTGATGACGGGCAACATCCACGATTCGTTTTGGGATGTGACAACGAACGAGTTTGCGCCGATGGATCAAGTGCTCTATCGCGCGCTGCGCGGGCATTTCACCATTGTGTTCGTCGACATGGCCGGCATCTCGTTTTTGAGTCCAGAAGACGAATTGGATTTTGCGCGCGTGTGGAAATCCGCCGAGCATCTTTTGCCTGCGGAGGGATTTCGCGAGCAGGAGCTTGAGGAATTTCGCAACGCTGTCGCCAACAACACCTTTCAATCTCTCGCGGCGCTGGTGATGTTGAAGCATCTCACCGAACGCATGGTGCGCTTTCGGAAAAAACATGCCGAGTTGAAGCCGCTGGCCATTATTGTGCGTTTGGCGGGAACATTATTTCCCGAAGGCGAGATCAACCGGTTGCCGGAATTGGACAAGAACCGGTTGGCGTTTTTTTATGCCTGGCTGACGCAACCCGAATTTCGCGAAGAGAAAGATTTTTTCATTCTGCTCAACCGCACCAACTCCGAAGTGAACAGCCTGCTGCGCGCACTGCCGCATACGGCAAGCATTTCCATTCCCTTACCAGACGAGGAACAGCGGCGGCAGTTCGTTGAGCATTTTTTGAAAAACCCCAAATTTGGCGAGGCTCTACAACTCGAAGGCGGTAAGGAGAGATTTATCGCGGACAGCGCCGGACTCACGCTGGAGGTGCTCAAAGATCTTTTTGAAGATGCGGTCAGTGAGAAAAAACCGGTGACGCGCGCCATGCTGTTGGCCGAGATCAACAATTTGCTGCGCGAGCATCTGGGTGACATCATCGAAGTCGAGATTCCCGCCTTCGGCCCCGACGCGGTGATCGGCAACGATGAGCACAAGCAGATTCTAGACGACGTGTTCGAGCGCTGCGAGCATCGTGATACCGCGGTGTCCGCGGTGCTGGTTTCCGGGCCGAACGGAGGCGGCAAAACTTTTCTGTTGCAAGCCTATGCCGGCAAATCCGGCCGCGTGGTGATTCGCATCAAAAATCTGCGCAGCATGTACTACGGCCAGACTTCGGTGATGTTCGAGTTGTTCCGCTGGTACGTGCTGACGTTTGGCAAAATTCTCATTCTCGTCGATGAAGCGCATACGGCGTTTGGCTCGGTACACTCTCCCACGACGCACGAGGCGGAGAAGCAGCTTGCCGGCAACATCATTCAAATGATGGGCGACGAGCGCAATCTCGTGAAAGTGTTGTGGGGCTTGATGACGTCGCGTCCCGACGAGCTTGACCCCGATGTAAAAAGCCGCAGCCCGATTCAAATCGCCGTCTTTGATCCCGAAGGCGAAAAGCGCGTTGCTTTCATCCGCGAATTGTTCAAACGCAAAGGCGTGCCGCTGGATGCCCTCTCCCCTGCTGATTGGGATGCGCTCATCGCCAAAACTGCCAACTTCTCTGCGCGCGACTTTCGCAACCTCACCGCCGAAATGCTGCACGCGCGCCGCAAAAATCCGCAAATCAGCGTGCTGCAAGTGCTCGACTCCTGGCGCGCCGGCATGTCAATTGTTCGTGAACGCGAATTTCAGATGCACGTGGCAGCGTTGCATTGCTCGTATCCGG